In Streptomyces sp. NBC_01551, one DNA window encodes the following:
- a CDS encoding RNA helicase gives MTEELSPAERYAAARIRAAEEASALAPFREMYEFDLDPYQIEACKALEAGKGVLVAAPTGSGKTIVGEFAVHLALRQGRKCFYTTPIKALSNQKYADLVKRYGADKVGLLTGDNSVNGDAPVVVMTTEVLRNMLYAGSQALRGLGYVVMDEVHYLSDRFRGAVWEEVIIHLPDSVTLVSLSATVSNAEEFGDWLDTVRGDTEVIVSEERPVPLWQHVMAGRRVYDLFEEESDHGGRGSARREVNPDLLRMAREENSRTYNPKDRRRGKMVREADRERERRSRSRIWTPSRPEVIARLDNEDLLPAINFIFSRAGCEAAVQQCLYAGLRLNNEEARLKVRGIVEERTASIPTEDLHVLGYYEWLEGLERGIAAHHAGMLPTFKEVVEELFVRGLVKAVFATETLALGINMPARTVILEKLVKWNGEQHADITPGEYTQLTGRAGRRGIDVEGHAVVLWQRGMDPVGLAGLAGTRTYPLRSSFKPSYNMAVNLVQMFGRHRSRELLETSFAQFQADRSVVGISKQVQRNEEGLDGYREGMTCHLGDFEEYAQLRRDLKDRESDLAKQGAAQRRAQAASSLERLKPGDIIHVPTGKFAGLALVLDPGMPAGRVNGHRGQEYTEGPRPLVLTAERQVKRLAAIDFPVPVEAIERMRIPKTFNQRSPQSRRDLASQLRAKAGHIAPDRHKRGRAAAADDREISRLRAELRAHPCHGCDEREDHARWAERYHRLKRDTQQLERRIEGRTNTIARTFDRIHALLTELDYLREDEVTEHGKRLARLYGELDLLASECLRERVWEGLDPAELAACVSALVFEARQSDDAAAPKVPNGAAKVALGEMVRIWGRLDALEEEHRINQAEGVGQREPDLGFAWAAYQWASDKGLDEVLREAEMPAGDFVRWCKQVIDVLGQIAAAAPPSSTGSTVAKNARKAVDSLLRGVVAYSSVG, from the coding sequence ATGACCGAAGAACTCTCACCCGCCGAGCGGTACGCCGCTGCCCGGATCCGCGCCGCCGAAGAGGCCTCTGCCCTGGCCCCCTTCCGCGAGATGTACGAATTCGACCTGGACCCGTACCAGATCGAGGCCTGCAAGGCACTGGAGGCCGGCAAGGGCGTGCTGGTCGCCGCCCCGACCGGCTCGGGCAAGACCATCGTCGGCGAGTTCGCCGTACACCTGGCGCTCCGGCAGGGGCGCAAGTGCTTCTACACGACGCCGATCAAGGCCCTGTCGAACCAGAAGTACGCCGACCTCGTCAAGCGCTACGGCGCCGACAAGGTGGGCCTGCTGACCGGTGACAACAGCGTCAACGGCGACGCGCCCGTGGTCGTGATGACCACCGAGGTGCTCCGCAACATGCTCTACGCCGGCTCCCAGGCGCTGCGCGGCCTCGGCTACGTCGTGATGGACGAGGTGCACTACCTCTCCGACCGCTTCCGCGGCGCCGTCTGGGAGGAAGTGATCATCCACCTCCCCGACTCGGTGACCCTGGTGTCCCTCTCGGCCACCGTGTCCAACGCGGAGGAGTTCGGCGACTGGCTGGACACCGTCCGCGGCGACACCGAGGTGATCGTCTCCGAGGAGCGGCCCGTCCCGCTGTGGCAGCACGTCATGGCCGGCCGCCGGGTTTACGACCTCTTCGAGGAGGAGTCCGACCACGGCGGCCGCGGCTCCGCCCGCCGGGAGGTCAACCCCGACCTGCTGCGCATGGCGCGCGAGGAGAACAGCCGCACGTACAACCCGAAGGACCGGCGGCGCGGCAAGATGGTCCGCGAGGCCGACCGCGAGCGCGAGCGGCGCTCGCGCAGCCGGATCTGGACGCCGAGCCGTCCCGAGGTGATCGCCCGCCTCGACAACGAGGACCTGCTGCCGGCCATCAACTTCATCTTCAGCCGGGCCGGTTGCGAGGCCGCCGTCCAGCAGTGCCTGTACGCGGGGCTGCGGCTCAACAACGAGGAAGCGCGCCTGAAGGTGCGCGGCATCGTCGAGGAGCGGACCGCCTCCATCCCCACCGAGGACCTGCACGTCCTCGGGTACTACGAGTGGCTCGAAGGCCTGGAGCGGGGCATCGCCGCGCACCACGCCGGCATGCTGCCCACCTTCAAGGAGGTCGTGGAGGAGCTGTTCGTCCGCGGCCTGGTCAAGGCCGTCTTCGCCACCGAGACCCTGGCGCTGGGCATCAACATGCCCGCGCGCACGGTGATCCTGGAGAAGCTGGTCAAGTGGAACGGCGAGCAGCACGCCGACATCACCCCCGGCGAGTACACGCAGCTGACCGGCCGGGCCGGGCGGCGCGGCATCGACGTCGAGGGCCACGCGGTGGTGCTGTGGCAGCGCGGCATGGACCCGGTCGGGCTCGCCGGGCTCGCGGGTACCCGTACGTATCCGCTGCGCTCCAGTTTCAAGCCCTCGTACAACATGGCCGTGAACCTGGTCCAGATGTTCGGCCGGCACCGTTCGCGCGAGCTGCTGGAGACGTCCTTCGCGCAGTTCCAGGCGGACCGCTCGGTCGTCGGGATCTCCAAGCAGGTGCAGCGCAACGAGGAGGGCCTGGACGGCTACCGGGAGGGCATGACCTGCCACCTCGGGGACTTCGAGGAGTACGCGCAGCTGCGCCGCGACCTCAAGGACCGCGAGAGCGACCTGGCCAAGCAGGGCGCGGCGCAGCGCCGGGCGCAGGCGGCCAGTTCGCTGGAGCGGCTCAAGCCGGGCGACATCATCCACGTGCCGACCGGCAAGTTCGCCGGGCTGGCACTGGTGCTGGACCCGGGCATGCCGGCCGGGAGGGTCAACGGGCACCGGGGCCAGGAGTACACCGAGGGCCCGCGCCCGCTGGTGCTCACCGCGGAGCGGCAGGTCAAGCGGCTCGCCGCGATCGACTTCCCGGTTCCGGTCGAGGCCATCGAGCGGATGCGGATCCCGAAGACCTTCAACCAGCGTTCGCCGCAGTCGCGTCGGGACCTGGCGTCCCAGCTGCGGGCCAAGGCCGGGCACATAGCGCCGGACCGGCACAAGCGGGGCCGGGCGGCGGCGGCCGACGACCGTGAGATCAGCCGGCTGCGCGCCGAGCTGCGGGCGCACCCGTGCCACGGGTGCGACGAGCGCGAGGACCACGCCCGCTGGGCGGAGCGCTACCACCGGCTCAAGCGGGACACGCAGCAGCTGGAGCGGCGCATCGAGGGCCGGACGAACACCATCGCCCGCACCTTCGACCGGATCCACGCGCTGCTCACCGAGCTCGACTACCTGCGCGAGGACGAGGTCACCGAGCACGGCAAGCGGCTCGCCCGGCTGTACGGGGAGCTCGACCTGCTGGCCTCGGAGTGTCTGCGCGAGCGGGTCTGGGAGGGCCTGGACCCGGCCGAACTGGCCGCCTGTGTCTCGGCGTTGGTGTTCGAGGCGCGGCAGTCCGACGACGCGGCCGCGCCGAAGGTGCCGAACGGGGCCGCGAAGGTGGCACTCGGCGAGATGGTGCGGATCTGGGGCCGGCTCGACGCGCTGGAGGAGGAGCACCGCATCAACCAGGCGGAGGGCGTGGGCCAGCGCGAGCCGGACCTCGGCTTCGCGTGGGCGGCGTACCAGTGGGCCTCCGACAAGGGGCTGGACGAGGTGCTGCGCGAGGCGGAGATGCCGGCCGGCGACTTCGTGCGCTGGTGCAAGCAGGTCATCGACGTGCTCGGGCAGATCGCCGCCGCGGCCCCGCCGTCCTCGACCGGGAGCACGGTGGCGAAGAACGCCCGCAAGGCCGTCGATTCGCTGCTGCGCGGTGTCGTGGCCTACAGCTCCGTCGGCTAG
- the tatC gene encoding twin-arginine translocase subunit TatC codes for MLKSARKQGKQDQQAKDAEGRMPLVEHLRELRNRLLKSVLAIIVITAVAVYYYRPIIDFLLEPMLSSVGCGNGATYQRNGQPCAQMTTSGLTAPFSIALKVGLSAGVVLSAPVWLYQLWAFAAPGLHKSEKKYALSFVAVGAPLFLAGAVLAYKILPQTAEILLGLTPDHVQNLLPVDDYLDLVTRMVVVFGLAFELPLILVLLNFTGVLSAKRLGSWWRAMVLGITLFSAFATPTGDPLTMLTLASPIVALYFMALGICLLNDRRRGRNNPDALLDDDEASQLDLTPAPIGAVESVPAPKALPEQADGGSRRINGYDDAT; via the coding sequence TTGCTCAAGTCTGCCCGCAAGCAGGGGAAACAGGACCAGCAGGCGAAGGACGCCGAAGGGCGCATGCCGCTGGTCGAGCACCTGCGTGAGCTGAGAAACCGGCTGCTGAAGTCGGTGCTGGCGATCATCGTGATCACCGCCGTCGCGGTCTACTACTACCGGCCGATCATCGACTTCCTGCTGGAGCCGATGCTCTCCTCGGTCGGCTGCGGCAACGGCGCGACCTACCAGCGCAACGGCCAGCCCTGCGCCCAGATGACGACGAGCGGCCTGACCGCGCCCTTCTCCATCGCGCTCAAGGTCGGACTCTCCGCCGGCGTCGTGCTCTCCGCCCCGGTCTGGCTGTACCAGCTGTGGGCGTTCGCCGCCCCCGGCCTCCACAAGAGCGAGAAGAAGTACGCGCTGAGCTTCGTCGCGGTCGGCGCCCCGCTGTTCCTCGCCGGCGCGGTGCTCGCGTACAAGATCCTGCCGCAGACCGCGGAGATCCTCCTCGGCTTGACCCCCGACCACGTCCAGAACCTGCTCCCGGTCGACGACTACCTCGACCTGGTGACGCGCATGGTCGTGGTGTTCGGCCTCGCGTTCGAGCTGCCCCTGATACTGGTGCTGCTGAACTTCACCGGGGTGCTCAGCGCCAAGCGGCTGGGCAGCTGGTGGCGGGCCATGGTCCTCGGCATCACGCTCTTCTCGGCCTTCGCGACCCCGACCGGCGACCCGCTCACCATGCTGACGCTGGCGTCCCCGATCGTCGCCCTGTACTTCATGGCCCTCGGGATCTGCCTCCTCAACGACCGCCGGCGCGGGCGCAACAACCCCGACGCGCTGCTCGACGACGACGAGGCCTCCCAGCTGGACCTGACTCCCGCCCCGATCGGAGCCGTGGAGTCCGTTCCGGCACCGAAGGCGCTGCCCGAGCAGGCCGACGGCGGGAGCCGGCGGATCAACGGTTACGACGACGCGACCTGA
- the tatA gene encoding Sec-independent protein translocase subunit TatA: protein MIGNLKPLEILLIIAVIVLLFGAKKLPEMARSLGKSARILKSEAKAMKKEGEAEDAAAAAPVADQAPQQPVAPRTIQAAPGDVTSSRPVNEPNRTAQG from the coding sequence ATGATCGGCAATCTGAAGCCCCTTGAGATCCTTCTGATCATCGCTGTCATCGTGCTGCTTTTCGGTGCCAAGAAGCTCCCCGAGATGGCCCGCTCGCTCGGCAAGTCGGCGCGCATCCTCAAGAGCGAGGCCAAGGCGATGAAGAAGGAGGGCGAGGCGGAGGACGCCGCCGCTGCCGCTCCGGTCGCCGACCAGGCCCCGCAGCAGCCCGTCGCCCCGCGCACCATCCAGGCCGCGCCCGGTGACGTCACCAGCTCCCGGCCCGTGAACGAGCCGAACCGCACCGCCCAGGGCTGA
- a CDS encoding YafY family protein, giving the protein MAANAIDQTRRMLSLVTYLRERPGAHVADVARAFGITEDELISDLDVLPMCGTSFRGGDLLDIDTDGERIWWRNPDASGESTAEPLRLAADEATALLVAARAVATLPGLRESDRDALLRATAKLEAAAGEAAGASSRLSVTFEAEGGVFADVDRAIAERRRLWLRYYSPARDELTERTVDPIRLFTVGHTYMEGWCHLSEARRTFRLDRVAEIRLLDERSEPPAIEPRDLSEGLVQPAAEDPEVVVEVGPGGRWVAEYYPHDSAEELAEGGLRITLRSPDPASLRRLALRLGREGRIVAPAELADSARQAAREALAGYGEQV; this is encoded by the coding sequence ATGGCCGCGAACGCCATTGACCAGACCCGTCGGATGCTGTCCCTGGTGACCTACCTGCGCGAGCGGCCCGGGGCGCACGTCGCCGACGTGGCGCGCGCCTTCGGGATCACCGAGGACGAGCTGATCTCGGACCTCGACGTGCTGCCCATGTGCGGGACCAGCTTCCGGGGCGGTGACCTGCTCGACATCGACACCGACGGGGAGCGCATCTGGTGGCGCAATCCCGACGCCTCGGGGGAGTCCACCGCCGAGCCGCTGCGGCTGGCCGCCGACGAGGCGACGGCGCTTCTGGTCGCCGCCCGCGCGGTGGCGACGCTGCCCGGCCTGCGCGAGAGCGACCGCGACGCGCTGCTGCGGGCGACCGCGAAGCTGGAGGCCGCGGCGGGCGAGGCGGCCGGGGCCAGCTCCCGGCTGTCGGTGACGTTCGAGGCCGAGGGCGGGGTCTTCGCGGACGTCGACCGGGCCATCGCGGAGCGCCGGCGGCTGTGGCTGCGCTACTACTCGCCCGCCCGCGACGAGCTCACCGAGCGCACCGTCGACCCGATCCGGCTGTTCACGGTGGGGCACACCTACATGGAGGGGTGGTGCCACCTCTCGGAGGCGCGGCGCACCTTCCGTCTCGACCGGGTGGCCGAAATCCGGCTGCTCGACGAGCGGTCCGAGCCGCCCGCGATCGAGCCGCGCGACCTGTCCGAGGGGCTGGTCCAGCCGGCCGCCGAGGACCCGGAGGTCGTGGTCGAGGTGGGTCCCGGCGGGCGCTGGGTCGCCGAGTACTACCCGCACGACAGCGCCGAGGAGCTGGCGGAGGGTGGTCTGCGGATCACGCTGCGCAGCCCCGACCCGGCCTCGCTGCGCCGGCTGGCGCTGCGGCTGGGCCGGGAGGGCCGGATCGTGGCGCCCGCGGAGCTCGCGGACAGCGCGCGGCAGGCCGCGCGCGAGGCGCTGGCGGGGTACGGGGAACAGGTCTGA
- a CDS encoding pseudouridine synthase, whose amino-acid sequence MRRRPLPPAPLPQVAGIDPVRLRLPSDPDGLWPDLGAYLADRYAGTRGAETMPALLRAGRVLGVGGRVLRPEDPYEAGSYLWFHRDMPPEPPVPFPIGVVYRDEHLLVADKPHFLATTPRGSHVTQTALARLRDELDLPALSPAHRLDRLTAGLVMFSIRPEDRGAYQLLFQNRQVEKEYEALAAPDPTLALPRTLRSRIEKTRGVIAAAEIPGGEPNAETLVELVESKGDLGRYRLTPHTGRTHQLRVHMNSLGLPILGDPVYPEVSDPDPTDYRRPLQLLARVLEFTDPVTGVAHRLESRRTLLAWEDPTAWDAGPRPGSG is encoded by the coding sequence ATGAGACGCAGACCCCTACCCCCCGCGCCGCTCCCCCAGGTCGCCGGCATCGACCCGGTCCGGCTGCGGCTGCCCTCCGACCCCGACGGGCTCTGGCCGGACCTCGGCGCCTACCTCGCCGACCGCTACGCCGGCACCCGCGGCGCCGAGACCATGCCCGCCCTGCTCCGCGCCGGCCGGGTGCTCGGCGTCGGCGGCCGGGTGCTGCGCCCCGAGGACCCGTACGAGGCGGGCAGCTACCTGTGGTTCCACCGGGACATGCCGCCCGAGCCGCCGGTACCGTTCCCGATCGGCGTCGTCTACCGCGACGAGCACCTCCTGGTCGCGGACAAGCCGCACTTCCTGGCGACGACCCCGCGCGGCAGCCACGTCACCCAGACCGCGCTGGCCCGCCTCCGCGACGAGCTGGACCTGCCCGCCCTCAGTCCCGCGCACCGGCTGGACCGGCTGACGGCCGGCCTGGTCATGTTCAGCATCCGCCCCGAGGACCGCGGCGCCTACCAGCTGCTCTTCCAGAACCGGCAGGTCGAGAAGGAGTACGAGGCCCTCGCGGCGCCGGATCCGACGCTCGCGCTCCCGCGCACCCTGCGCAGCCGGATCGAGAAGACCAGGGGCGTCATCGCCGCGGCCGAGATCCCCGGCGGCGAACCGAACGCCGAGACCCTGGTCGAACTCGTCGAATCGAAGGGCGACCTGGGCCGCTACCGGCTGACCCCGCACACCGGCCGCACCCACCAGCTGCGGGTGCACATGAACAGCCTGGGGCTGCCCATCCTCGGCGACCCGGTCTACCCCGAGGTCAGCGACCCGGACCCGACGGACTACCGGCGCCCGCTGCAACTGCTGGCCCGGGTCCTGGAGTTCACCGACCCGGTCACCGGCGTAGCCCACCGCCTGGAGAGCCGGCGCACCCTGCTGGCGTGGGAAGACCCCACTGCCTGGGACGCCGGCCCCCGGCCGGGGAGCGGCTAG
- a CDS encoding YafY family protein yields the protein MAIAKAERLMNLALCLLGTRRPLSKRELRGSIEAYLEAGNDESFNRMFERDKDDLRELGLVIETVENLDGETGYLARRDSNRLPPVSLDAEEAAALGLAAKVWQQARLAGAASGALQKLRAGGMPEAEDPYESRHSAIEPRIPVHEAAFEPLMLACRDRRPVVFDYRKSTAARPETRQVEPWALECWRGHWYLAGFDRDRGAERVFRLSRITGKVRSRAAKYTAEVPDVVTVRETVASWAGESADRSARIRLRAGAGYPLRAKATAVREDGDGWDELEIPYGHGLDAWLVEFGPDVVVLEPADLRADVVDRLRAVAKG from the coding sequence ATGGCGATTGCCAAGGCCGAGCGGCTGATGAATCTGGCGCTGTGTCTGCTGGGGACCCGCCGGCCGCTCAGCAAGCGGGAGTTGCGCGGCTCCATCGAGGCCTACCTTGAGGCCGGCAACGACGAGTCCTTCAACCGCATGTTCGAGCGGGACAAGGACGATCTGCGTGAACTCGGCCTGGTCATCGAGACGGTGGAGAACCTGGACGGCGAAACGGGCTATCTGGCCCGCCGGGACAGCAACCGGCTGCCGCCCGTTTCGCTGGATGCCGAGGAGGCCGCCGCCCTGGGGCTGGCGGCCAAGGTGTGGCAGCAGGCCCGCCTGGCGGGCGCGGCCAGCGGGGCCCTGCAGAAGCTGCGCGCGGGCGGGATGCCGGAGGCCGAGGACCCGTACGAGAGCCGGCACAGCGCCATCGAGCCGCGCATCCCGGTCCACGAGGCGGCCTTCGAGCCGCTGATGCTGGCATGCCGGGACCGGCGGCCGGTGGTGTTCGACTACCGCAAGTCCACGGCGGCGCGGCCCGAGACGCGGCAGGTCGAGCCGTGGGCGCTGGAGTGCTGGCGCGGCCACTGGTACCTGGCCGGGTTCGACCGCGACCGCGGGGCGGAGCGGGTGTTCCGGCTCTCCCGGATCACCGGGAAGGTCCGCTCGCGGGCGGCGAAGTACACCGCCGAGGTCCCGGACGTGGTGACCGTGCGGGAGACCGTGGCGAGCTGGGCCGGGGAGAGCGCGGACCGTTCCGCGCGGATCCGGCTGCGCGCCGGGGCGGGGTACCCGCTGCGGGCCAAGGCCACCGCCGTCCGCGAGGACGGGGACGGCTGGGACGAGCTGGAGATCCCGTACGGGCACGGGCTGGACGCCTGGCTGGTGGAGTTCGGGCCGGACGTGGTGGTCCTGGAGCCCGCCGATCTCCGGGCGGACGTGGTGGACCGGTTGCGCGCCGTCGCCAAGGGCTGA
- a CDS encoding diacylglycerol kinase, producing MSAEITLFVNPTAGRGRGAHAAQPAASALRAAGFSVRTVLGADAGDALARLRTAVREGTGAVLAVGGDGMVSLALQALAGSLVPLGVIAVGTGNDFARAMGLPVREPAQAGRLAAEALKEGRIREIDLGRVAPRGEGGGTWYGTVLCSGFDSRVNDRGNRMRLPAGRFKYDLAMIAELAAFRPFPYRITLDDGPVIETEATLVAVGNGSSYGGGMRICADAVPDDGLFDITVVGDCSRGTLLRVFPRVYKGTHLDHPKVTVHRARKVTLEAAGITAYADGEPMGPLPVTAECVPAALRLLAP from the coding sequence GTGAGCGCTGAGATCACCCTCTTCGTCAATCCCACCGCGGGACGCGGCCGGGGCGCGCACGCCGCGCAGCCGGCCGCTTCCGCGCTCCGGGCGGCCGGATTCTCGGTGCGGACCGTCCTCGGCGCCGACGCCGGGGACGCGCTGGCCCGGCTGCGCACCGCCGTGCGCGAGGGCACCGGCGCGGTGCTCGCCGTCGGCGGCGACGGGATGGTCTCCCTCGCCCTCCAGGCGCTCGCGGGCTCGCTGGTGCCGCTCGGCGTGATCGCCGTGGGCACCGGGAACGACTTCGCGCGGGCCATGGGGCTGCCCGTACGGGAGCCCGCGCAGGCCGGACGGCTGGCCGCCGAGGCCCTCAAGGAGGGGCGGATCCGGGAGATCGACCTCGGCCGGGTCGCACCCCGGGGGGAGGGCGGCGGGACCTGGTACGGGACCGTGCTGTGCTCCGGCTTCGACTCGCGGGTCAACGACCGCGGCAACCGGATGCGGCTGCCGGCGGGCCGATTCAAGTACGACCTGGCCATGATCGCGGAGCTGGCCGCCTTCCGGCCCTTCCCGTACCGGATCACCCTGGACGACGGCCCGGTCATCGAGACCGAGGCCACGCTGGTCGCGGTCGGCAACGGCTCCTCGTACGGCGGCGGGATGCGGATCTGCGCGGACGCGGTGCCCGACGACGGCCTCTTCGACATCACGGTGGTCGGCGACTGCAGCCGGGGCACCCTGCTGCGGGTGTTCCCGCGCGTCTACAAGGGGACCCACCTCGACCACCCGAAGGTGACCGTCCACCGGGCCCGGAAGGTCACCCTGGAGGCGGCCGGGATCACCGCCTACGCGGACGGCGAACCCATGGGGCCGCTGCCCGTGACGGCCGAATGCGTACCCGCCGCCCTGAGGCTTCTGGCGCCCTGA
- a CDS encoding siderophore-interacting protein — translation MAEGRARTVGTAVVVRTERLTPHMVRLVLGGDGLADFDAGEFTDHYIKLLFAPEGVTYDAPWDLEAIRSSHPRDEWPRQRAYTVRAWDPAHREMTLDFVVHGDEGLAGPWAARVQPGETVRFLGPGGAYAPDPAAGWHLLVGDESALPAIGAAMERMPVGAEVHAFVEVEGPADEQKIATPDGVIPIWLHRAGRPVGEALVEAITALDFPSTDVHAFVHGEAGFVKDLRRHLRLERGVPRERLSISGYWRQGETDEGWRAIKRDWNATVEAEQERAA, via the coding sequence GTGGCAGAAGGACGCGCCCGCACAGTCGGCACTGCCGTCGTTGTACGCACCGAGCGGCTGACGCCGCACATGGTGCGCTTGGTGCTGGGCGGTGACGGGCTGGCCGATTTCGACGCGGGCGAGTTCACCGACCACTACATCAAGCTCCTGTTCGCGCCGGAGGGTGTCACGTACGACGCCCCCTGGGACCTGGAGGCGATTCGTTCCTCCCACCCGCGCGACGAGTGGCCGCGCCAGCGCGCGTACACGGTCCGGGCATGGGACCCGGCGCACCGGGAGATGACCCTCGACTTCGTGGTCCACGGGGACGAGGGCCTCGCCGGCCCCTGGGCCGCCCGGGTCCAGCCTGGTGAGACGGTACGTTTCCTCGGCCCGGGCGGCGCGTACGCCCCGGACCCGGCGGCGGGCTGGCATCTCCTGGTCGGCGACGAGAGCGCCCTGCCGGCGATCGGCGCGGCGATGGAGCGGATGCCGGTCGGAGCCGAGGTCCACGCGTTCGTGGAGGTCGAGGGCCCGGCGGACGAGCAGAAGATCGCCACCCCGGACGGTGTCATCCCCATCTGGCTGCACCGCGCGGGCCGCCCCGTCGGCGAGGCGCTGGTGGAGGCGATCACCGCCCTCGACTTCCCCTCCACCGACGTCCACGCGTTCGTCCACGGCGAGGCGGGCTTCGTCAAGGACCTCCGCCGCCACCTCCGCCTGGAACGCGGCGTCCCGCGCGAACGCCTGTCGATCTCGGGCTACTGGCGCCAGGGCGAAACGGACGAGGGCTGGCGCGCCATCAAGCGCGACTGGAACGCCACGGTGGAAGCCGAACAGGAACGCGCGGCCTGA
- a CDS encoding serine hydrolase, translating to MRTLRGLTAIGVLVALGAAGTATATAAPSPPPPPKPQITDAAVEKAVARLDDTVAAMMKTTGVPGTSVAVVHNDKVVYLKGFGVRKTGETGKVDPDTVFQIASLSKPVSSTVVAGTLTDPAEWDKHVPLPGFALGDPWVTDHVATADLFSHRSGLPDHAGDLLEDLGYDQAYILDHLRLEPLDPFRISYAYTNFGFTAAAEAIAAAKGTSWQKLSEDTLFKPAGMTRTSTEFSAFRDAPDHAATHVKNPDGTWSPRYVRDPDAQSPAGGVSSTARDMSRWLRLQLGNGALDGKQIVPADTLARTHLPQILSQPPTTATGEHTGFYGLGWNVSYDDAGRLRLSHSGAFELGANTNVTMLPLEQLGIIVLTNGAPVGLADAVALDFFDVAEHGRPTTDWLALASALYAQALDTGRSPTDYAHPPANAKPARDDTAYTGTYDNPYYGKLTVTANPDGSGLTLSLGPKPLKFPLTHYDGDVFSFETAGENAVGRTGVTFADGTVRVEYLDANHLGTFTQR from the coding sequence ATGCGTACGCTGCGCGGGCTCACGGCCATCGGGGTTCTCGTCGCGCTGGGCGCCGCCGGGACGGCAACGGCAACGGCCGCCCCCAGCCCGCCCCCACCCCCGAAACCCCAGATCACGGACGCCGCCGTCGAGAAGGCCGTGGCCCGTCTCGACGACACCGTCGCCGCCATGATGAAGACGACCGGCGTCCCCGGCACCTCCGTGGCCGTCGTCCACAACGACAAGGTCGTCTATCTCAAGGGCTTCGGCGTCCGCAAGACCGGCGAGACCGGCAAGGTCGACCCCGACACCGTCTTCCAGATCGCCTCCCTCTCCAAGCCGGTCTCCTCCACCGTCGTCGCCGGCACCCTCACCGACCCCGCCGAGTGGGACAAGCACGTCCCCCTCCCCGGCTTCGCGCTGGGAGACCCCTGGGTCACCGACCACGTCGCGACCGCCGACCTCTTCTCCCACCGCAGCGGCCTCCCCGACCACGCCGGGGATCTCCTCGAAGACCTCGGCTACGACCAGGCGTACATCCTCGACCACCTCCGCCTCGAACCCCTCGACCCGTTCCGCATCAGCTACGCGTACACCAACTTCGGCTTCACCGCCGCCGCCGAGGCCATCGCCGCCGCCAAGGGCACCAGCTGGCAGAAGCTGTCGGAGGACACCCTCTTCAAGCCGGCCGGCATGACCCGCACCAGCACCGAGTTCTCGGCCTTCCGCGACGCCCCCGACCACGCCGCCACCCACGTGAAGAACCCCGACGGCACCTGGAGCCCCCGCTACGTCCGCGACCCCGACGCCCAGTCCCCCGCCGGCGGCGTCAGCTCCACCGCCCGCGACATGTCCCGCTGGCTGCGCCTCCAGCTCGGCAACGGCGCCCTCGACGGCAAGCAGATCGTCCCCGCCGACACCCTCGCCCGCACCCACCTGCCGCAGATCCTGTCGCAGCCGCCCACCACCGCCACCGGAGAGCACACCGGCTTCTACGGCCTCGGCTGGAACGTCTCCTACGACGACGCCGGCCGGCTGCGCCTGAGCCACTCCGGGGCCTTCGAACTCGGCGCCAACACCAACGTCACCATGCTCCCGCTGGAGCAGCTCGGCATCATCGTCCTCACCAACGGCGCCCCCGTCGGCCTCGCCGACGCCGTCGCCCTCGACTTCTTCGACGTCGCCGAACACGGCCGGCCCACCACCGACTGGCTCGCGCTCGCCTCCGCCCTGTACGCGCAGGCGCTCGACACCGGCCGCTCCCCCACCGACTACGCGCACCCGCCCGCGAACGCCAAGCCCGCCCGGGACGACACCGCGTACACCGGGACGTACGACAACCCGTACTACGGCAAACTCACCGTGACGGCGAACCCCGACGGCAGCGGCCTGACCCTCTCCCTCGGCCCCAAGCCCCTGAAGTTCCCCCTGACCCACTACGACGGCGACGTCTTCAGCTTCGAGACCGCCGGCGAGAACGCGGTCGGCCGCACCGGGGTCACCTTCGCCGACGGCACGGTCCGCGTGGAGTACCTGGACGCCAACCACCTCGGCACCTTCACCCAGCGGTAG